CCAGCAAGAGCGGCGGCATGCCCCTGATGCAGGCCCTGAACGAACGGCATTCTACCAAAACAAAATACAGTGGTGCGGCCCTTGCGCCGCAGCAGCTCAGTGACCTTTTGTGGGCCACTTGGGGAAAAAACCGCGTAGATGGCCGCAGAACAGCCCCCACAGCCATGAACAAACAGGATGTACGCGTCTATGTGGCCCTTGAAAACGGAGTGTGGCTGTATGATGCGGACAATACCCTGATCAAGGTACTGGACGGAGACTGGCGCGGTGAAATGGGCGGTGGGTCGCTTACCCTGCTCTACGCCATTCCGCAGGCCAACGAATGGGGCGGCGCGCATGTGGGTTCGCTGTACCAGAATGCGGGCCTCTACTGCGCCTCTGCCGGACTGGGCAACTTTGTGCACGTTTCGGGCATGCGCACCCTTGACGGCAAACTGGCCCTACCTGAAGGCTGGAAGATCTATATCATCCAGACCGTGGGCCTGCTGAAATAACCACACTGGCTTAACACGCACAAAGCCCCCGTTCCTTGCCGGAGCGGGGGCTTTTTTACACTCCAAAAAGATACGTGGCAGGCAGACCCGCCAGCTAGAAATCCAGCACCCGGCGTTCGCGCCCCACGCAGATGCGGCTGCGTGTAAATCCGTACGAGGCGGCATAGGCGGCCAATTCGCCAAAGTGCGAGCCGGTGTCTTCTGTGTTGTGCGCGTCGGAGCCAAAGCTGATGGTCAGCCCAAGGTCTGCCGCCAGCCGCATGATGGCCGGGCCGGGATACGGCTCTTGGAAAGGTTTGCGCAACCCGGCAGAAGAAACCTCCATGGCAGTATCAGTGGCGCGCATGGCTTCGAGCACGGCGGCAATGCGGTCTGTGCTGCCGGGCAGGGCCAGCCATGACTGAAAATCATCGTAGCAGCAAACCTTGATGAAGTCGGGGTGGGCCACCACATCAACCATGCCACTGGCGGCCAGCCCGCGCATGATTTCATAATAGGCATCGTAGCGGGCAAAACGCTCGGCGCGCTCCACCTCCGGCCCCCAGCAACGCGGCGAACCTACCGGCACGTCACCCACAAAATGCAGGCCGCCGATGATGTAGTCAAAGGGGTAATGGCTGATCACGTCGCGCATCCAGGGCATGTTCACGGGCAGCCAGTCCAGCTCCATGCCCATGAGCACGCGCGGCCATCCCGGCCTGTTGCCAGCATGGCTGGCCGACTGTTCCCTGAGAGCCATGACCTCGGCTGCATAGGCGGGGAAAGTAACGGCGAGGTCGCCCTTGTACAGGGGGCACGAATAGCCAGGCGGCAGAGGCGAATGCTCGGAGAAGCCGTACCATGCCAGATTGCGCGCTCTGGCGGCGGCAAACATTTCGCTTACGGTGGCAAGACCGTGTGAAGCTATGGTGTGGTTATGGACGTCGGCGCAGATCATGCTTTCTCCTGCCGTTGCGGCCCGCCTAGTACGCAGCCTGCGCCAGCAGGGAGCGGGTGTCTTTTACGTCCTGGGCAATGCGCTCTTTGAGGGCTTCCACCGAGGCAAAGCGCTCTTCGCCGCGCACGCGGGCCACAAATTCCAGACGCATCATCTGGCCGTAAAGATTTTTGCCGTCTTCGAGCAGAAAGGTTTCTACACCGAGCTCGTTGTCGCCAAAGGTAGGTTTGCGCCCCACGCAGGTGACTGCGGGCCACTTATGCCCGTTGAGCGAGGCGCGGGTGGCGTACACGCCTTCCACAGGCAGCACCACCTCGGGCTTGCGCTGGTTGGCGGTGGGAAAGCCCAGTCCGGCACCACGCCCGTCGCCGTGCACAACCTCGCCCGTGAAGCCGTGGAACCGACCCAGCAGGGTTGCAGCCCGCGCCACATCGCCCTGGCCGATCAGCCCGCGCAAAGAGGTGGAACTGACCACCGTACCGCTCACAAGCACAGGTTCAAGCTGCTCAACTGTAAACCCCGTGAGCGCGCCCAGCTCGCGCAGAACGGAAACCTGCCCGCCACGGTTGCGGCCCAGTGTAAAATCATACCCCACCACAAGACGGCGCAGCTGCATGGGCGCAAGAATATCCTGCACAAAGGTGCCCGCATCCAGCGAGGCCAGCTCGCGGCTAAAGGGCAGCTCAAGTACAAAGGGCACGCCCAGCGCTTCCAGCAGGGCAAACCTGTCTTCGCGCGTGGTCAGGGGCATATGCCCGCGCTCGGGAAAAAGCACCTGACGGGGGTGCGGCCAGAAGGTCATGACCACAGGGGTCAGCCCTTCCTGCGCGGCGACCTCCAGCGTGCGGTGGATGAGCGCCTGATGCCCAAGGTGAACGCCGTCAAAATTGCCAATGGTGACCGCTGCCCCGGCAAGGGTGCCCAGCGCGTCTACTGAATGAACGATTTTCATTATGTATGTTGGTTCCCGAACAGATAACGCACGTCCGGCGTCTAGATGAGCCGGTCGAAAACGAGTTTGTAAATCTTGCGGATGTGCAGCACCAGCTTGAGGTTGATGCTTTTAGCCTGATTGGGATCCTGGGTGGAAAATGAGCACAGATGCCGCGCCACCTCGCTAAAGTCGGCATCGCCGCGCGGCTCGAGCATGGCCCAGTATTCCCTGGCCCGGTTCAGCAGGTGGGCGCTGTGCTTGTCCCTGTGGGCCTGCGCGTATTCCTGCAAAAAGAGCTCAAACATACACGTGGCATCCACGGGAAAAGACCGCGCCAGTGCGAGCCGCCACAGGGCAATATACAGCCCCGTCAGCTCACCCTGCATCTGGCGGCGGCGCATGAACTGCATGCGTTTGACGCCCATCAGTTCAAGCTCAAGCGTAAAGTCGGCATCTGCCAGCAATGCCTTGAAATTCTCCAAGGCCGCCCGGGCGGCTTCGTGAGGGGCTTTGTCGCGCACTGCCCCCTGTGCGGTGGTATCTTCGCTGTTCTGCATGGCTGTCACACTGTATGGTTACAATAAAACCCAAATGCCTAGTTTTCGCCCTCGTGGGACGAACCCTGGCCCTGCCCCTCGGCAGATTGCCCTGCAGCACCCTCTGTTCCCTGCGCGCCACGACTGCGCGATGACCGGCGGCGGCGTTTGCCCGACCGCGCAGGTCTGCTCTCGCCCGAAGCGGCATCGCTTGCCGTTCCTTCCTGAGCGGAGGCCCATTCTTTCACCATGGGCTGGCCTTCGGCGGCATCACTGCCGCGGCCTCCCGAGGGCTTGCCGCGCCCGGAGCGCGAACGTCCCTGCCGCCCCTGGCCTTGCTGCCCCTGACCCTGCATCTTCGAGGCTGCACGGGGCTGCCCGTCGGGAAAGCGCGTTTCACGCAGGCTTTCCTGATGGCAGGAGTCCAGCAGCATGGCCAACAACAGCACGTTGTCTTCTTCATCGCTCTGCGTCGCTAGATCGCGCGCAAGCTGAGCGTAACGCCCAACGCGCATGCGCTCAAGCCCCGTAAGGTTGCGAAAACGCCCCTCAAGAATGGCCGTGAGGCGTGTGCCCGCCACCCTCGCCACGTCTTCATCAGAGGGCAGGGGCATATTCATGATGCCGATCTTGTAGTGCTTGGCGATGCGGTCAAGCTCCATGCGCTGCATGACATCCACCAGCGAAATGACCGTACCGGCAGCGCCAGCCCGGCCCGTGCGTCCGGCACGGTGAATGTAGCTTTCGTGGTCTTCCGGCGGTTCGTACAGAAAAACGTGCGAAAGCTGCGGAATATCAATGCCGCGCGCCGCCACGTCTGTAGCCACAAGATACTGCAGTTTTCCTTGACGGATCTTTTCAAGCACGGCCTCGCGCCGCGACTGCGAAAGATCTGCGGAAAGCTCGTCGGCACTGTAGCCAAAGCCCTGCAAAACGCCCGTCACATAGTGCACGTTAGACTTGGTATTGCAAAAAATAATGGCCGAAGCGGGGTTTTCGGTTTCCAGCAGGCGCACCAGTGCCCGGTCTTTATCCATGGGCTTCACCTCGCAAAAGAGGTGCTGCACTTCAGCCACATGCACTTCTTTTTGCGAAAGCGAAAGCATGGCCGGCTCGGCCATGAATTCTCGCGCCAGCTTGAGCACATGGGGCGGATACGTGGCGGAAAACAGGCAGGTGTGGATGCGTTTTTGCGGCAGATACCGCTGGATTTCCTTCATGTCGGGATAAAACCCGATGGAAAGCATGCGGTCGGCCTCGTCAAAAACCAGCACGCGCAGGTCGCGCAGATCCATGGTGCGGCGCAGCAGGTGGTCAAGCACACGTCCGGGCGTGCCCACAATAACCTGCGCACCATCGCGCAGGGCATCCATCTGCTTTTTGTAGCCCACGCCACCGTATACGGCGACAGTGCGGATGCCGGTATCTGCAAAAATTATTGCTGCCTCGCGCTCAACCTGAACGGCGAGCTCACGCGTGGGGGCAAGCACCAGGGCCTGCGGTGCCTTGAGGTCGGCAGAAAGATGGGGAAGCATGGGCAAGAGGTAGCAGCCGGTTTTGCCGCTGCCGGTGCGTGACTGCACCATGATGTCGCGCCCGGCCAGCAGATAGGGCAGGGCCAGCGACTGCACAGGCATAAGGCTTTGCCAGCCCGCCCGACGGCAGGCCTCGCCCACGGCCTGGGGCAGTTCTTCAAGAGTGACCCTGGGCAGTGAGTCTTCGGGTTCGCTGACGGCTATGCCTTGCAGCACGGCATCAGTTGCAGCATCCGCATGTTCATTAACGGAGGAATCGTATTCTGCCATGTATTTTCCCGGCGGCACACCCGCCATAAATAAGTGTTTTGCTAACGGGACAGCATGCCACACACGCCGCTGATTCGCAAGTTGCGGCTTGCAGGGCGCAGCCTGCGCGCCCGATCAACGCCATGCTTGCGTCCTTGGGCGCTTGCAGGTAGATTTAACTGTTTGCGCGGACCAAGCCGCGCCCGATCAACCCGTATTTTTTGCCCTGGCGTGCCGCACTGCGCACACGCGACCGGCGCAACAAAGGAGGCTCCATGTCCTCTTCCCACTCTGGCGGTGAGGCCCTGGAAGGCAACGCCGACTTTCAGCCCGATTTCAGCAAGGGGCTTTTGCCCGCCATTGCGCAGGATTGCGACAGCGGTGAAGTGCTCATGCTGGCCTATATGAATGCAGACGCCTGGCGCAAAACCCTTGAAACCGGCGAGGCCCATTACTGGAGCCGCAGCCGCAAGGAGCTGTGGCACAAGGGCGGCACTTCGGGCAATGTGCAAAAAGTACGCTCAGCGCGGCTTGATTGTGACAATGATACCATACTGCTGCTCATTGAGCAGATTGGCGGCGCTGCCTGTCATACGGGCAGACGCTCCTGCTTTTACAGGGAACTGAAGCAAGGCTCGGTGCGGGAATGCAGCCCGCAGGTTTTTGACCCCAAAAAAGTCTACGGTCGATAGAAGGAAATTCTCATGAGCGCGGATACCATGCCCATTATCAAGCTTGGCGTGCCCAAGGGCTCGCTTGAAGACGCAACCATCAACCTTTTTGAACGCGCGGGCTGGAAAATCCGCAAGCATACGCGCAACTACTTTCCCGACATCAATGACCCCCAGATTTCCGCATCGCTCTGCCGCGTGCAGGAAATTGGCGAATATATCGAAGCGGGCGTGCTGGACGTGGGCATAACCGGCCTCGACTGGCTCACCGAGCGCAACCACGAAGACAAGGTGGTGCGCATTTCTGATCTTGTGTACTCCAAAACCTCCAATCGCCCTTGCCGCTGGGTGCTGGCCGTTGCGGGCGATTCGCCCTACCAGACCGCCGCCGACCTCGCTGGCAAGCGCATTGCCACCGAACTTCAGGGCCTGACCCAGCGCTACTTTGACAAAAAGGGTGTGAACGTCGACGTTTTCTACTCCTGGGGTGCCACCGAGGCCAAGGTTGTGGAAGGTCTGGCCGACGGCATTGTGGAAGTGACCGAAACCGGCACCACCATTCGCGCCCACGGTTTGCGCATCATTGACGAGGTCATGATTTCGTACCCCGTGCTGATCGCCAACAAAAAGGCGTGGGAAGATCCCGCCAAGCGCGCCAAGATCGAACAGCTCGACCTGCTTCTGCAGGGCGCACTGAAGGCTGAAAATCTGGTGGCTCTCAAGATGAACGCCCCGGCAGACAACCTGCCCGCCATTCTTGAAATGCTGCCCTCGCTTAATTCACCCACGGTTTCGCCCCTGCGTGATGGCCGCTGGCTGTCGGTTGAATCGGTGGTACAGATCGATGTGGTGCGCGACCTTATCCCCCGCCTGCGCGAGGCCGGTGCCGAAGGCATTATTGAGTACGCACTGAACAAGGTTATCTAGCATTTACAGCACCGCACGGCCTGACAGGGCAAACACTGCCCAACGACATAACAGCCCGTCAATACTGTAAAACTGCACATATCCATACGGCAAGGCGGCCTGCGCAAGCGGGCCGTCTTTTGCCCGCGCGGCGGGCATTACTGTTTTCCCCCGCCCCGCGCCGCCGCGCCACGGGCACGCAACCAGGAGTTCCCATGTCCTCTGACGCCAGCCGCGAACTGCTCGAAAGCCTACCAGAACTGCAGCCCGGCGAAACCTTCTGCTTTGACTGCAACCCTGATGTGCCCTGTTTTAACCGGTGCTGCGCCGAACTCACCCTGCCCCTCACGCCCTACGACGTACTGCGCCTGCGCCGTAACTTGGGCCTTGGCAGCGAAGAATTTCTTGCAACCTTCACCACCCTGCGGTCTTTTCCCGACACGGGTTTTCCCCTGCCCATGCTGCGCATGCTCGACGGGCCGGACGAACCCTGCCCATTTGTGACCCCCGCAGGCTGCTCGGTGTACGAAGACCGCCCCGGTGCATGCCGCTACTACCCCCTTGGGCGCGGCACCAAGATGGCGGCCGACGGAATTTCGGAGCGCTTCTTTGTGGTGCGCGAACCGCACTGCCTCGGCTTTGAAAAAGGCACGGTGCGCACACCGCGCCAGTGGCTCGAGAACGAAGAACTGCTGCCATTCAACGCCTCAAATGACCGCTACATGCGCCTTATGGCCATGGTTCGGGCGACGGGAAAACCACTTGAACCCAAGCTGGTAACCATGCTAGTGCTTTGTCTGTTCCAGCTCGACAAATTCCGTGAACTCATCACAAACATGCGCGTGTTCTCTCATGTGAACATCACCGAGGAACGCAAGGCTGCCATTCTGGAAGACAGCCAGAAAGGCGATGAGGCAGCCCTTGATTTTGGGCTGGACTGGATGGAGCTGGTGATATTTGGGCAGAGCGAAGGTTTGACAAAAAAATAATCTGCCCAATATTTCACAACCAAGGCAAAAAAGCGCCCCCCACAGTATTGCGCGGGAGCGCTTTTTCATATCCAGCGGTGGTCATTGAGCATTCTGACATACCAAAAAACTGGCTAATGATGGGACGATTTTCAGATAATTTTACCCTGAGCGCTGGCGCTCGTGATAAATTTCTTTTACAAATTCCAGCGAATATGTCAGAGTGACTTGGTACAGCATGTTACAAGCTGGAGAAATTTGAGAAAAATACAAAAATTTCAGACATATCTACTGACAGAACCCAGCTGTGTGTATGACGCGACACACGGCATTGCCTTAATCGGTTTGTTTGTTTGGGGCCACGACCTCGGCCTTTGGCCGGAACAATCGTATTGGAGGAGAGTATGAGTTTTGGCAGACAGGTGTATGAATTTCTGCTGAGCAGCTCCCAGGCTTACGCCAAATGGGATTTGGAAGTATCCACTTCCATTCTCAAAAACAGGAAGAAGATGCTTATTCTTCTGGCTCTTGCACTGCCCATCCTGGCAGGCTGCCTGGCCGAAGCCTATGAGTATCATGAAATGCTGGGCGGCAAGACCGCCTATGCTCCGGCGTTCTACACCAACACAATCTTTCTTGCATCTATTGCAGTGGGCCTTGCAGCCGGTCTGATCACCGGGTGTATCGGTGCTGGCGGTGGTTTTATCATCACGCCCGCCCTTATGGCCGCAGGCGTTAAGGGCATCCTGGCGGTGGGCACTGACTTGTTCCACATTTTCGCCAAGGCCATCATGGGCACTACGGTGCACAAAAAGCTGGGCAACGTCTCCACCAAGCTGGCCATCGCCTTCCTGGTGGGCTCTGGCGTGGGTACGGTTATTGGCGGCGCCATCAACAAGGGCCTGTACAATGCCGACCCCCTGCTTTCCGAACTGTTCATCAGCACCATCTATGCCGTGCTGCTGGGCTTTTTGGGCTTTTATGCGCTGTTTGACTTCCTGAAAAGCTCGCGCGGCGGTGCCGCTGCCAATCAGGACGCACACGGCGGCAGCGCTGGCATGACTGGCGTGGCCATGAAGCTGCAGGCTCTGGCCGTGCCCCCCATGATCAGCTTTGACGAAGACCTCGTGCCTGGCGGCCGCCGCATCTCCGGCTGGATCGTCGCCGCTGGCGGCGTTATCGTGGGCCTTCTGGCCGCCATCATGGGCGTGGGCGGCGGCTTCGTCACCTTCCCCATGTTTGTGTACATCTTCGGCGTGTCCTCCATGACCACCGTTGGTACGGACATTCTGCAGATCATCTTCACCGCCGGTTTTGCATCCATCGGCCAGTACGCCATTTACGGCTATGTGTTCTACACCCTGGCCATCGGCATGCTGCTGGGCTCGCTGCTGGGCATCCAGGTTGGCGCGTTGACCACCAAGGTGGTCAAGGGCATCCATATTCGCGGTTTTTATGCCATCTCGATCATCGCTGGCTTTATCAACCGCGCCGCCACCCTGCCCAAGAAGCTCGTGGAGCTTGAAGTGCTGAACTGGTCGCCCAGTGTTGTGGGTATCATTGAAGACGTGGGCAACGTGGTCTTCTGGGTTGTTGTTGCCTTCTTCGGCATTTGGGTGTTCAGCAAGTTCTTCTTCAACCTCGGCAAGCTCAGAGGGGAGGCCTGATTATGCTTATTCACGCCAAAGCCCCCTTTTTCCGGGGCAGCTTGATGCTCATTTCGTTCCTGGTTCTGTTTGTCGCTCTGCTCATGCCCATCATGCGCGACGAAAACGGCAAGCACGTAACCGGCCTGGAATACGCTGATAACGTGTTTAACGAACTTTCCAAGGGCTCCTCATACTTTATCCCCGGCGTTCGCAAAAACGTGCAGAGTGTCGATGGTAAGGTTGTGACGATTTCCGTAAAACTCAAGAAAGCCGCTCTTGCTCCTATTGCCGCCATGGCATTGCAGCAGGCCGGTGCTACCGATGTATCGGCCACCGACGGCAAGGTTACCTTTACCGGCGACCTGGGCAAGATACTTGCCTCTGTCACCGACGATGCCGATGCCCTGTACAACAACGACACCGCCAAGGTTTCGCAGAAGTACGGCGGCGAAAACGCCCTTAAAGTGGCCGCCGCATGGTGGTACACGCTTTCGCCCAGCATCAAGGAACTGCAAAAGCAGCGCCTGATTAACGAGTCGCAGGTGGTTGACCATGTGCTGCGCCGCGCTCTGGAACCGGGTAACAACTTCTACAGTGTTACCGCGGCCAAGGTGTCCGAGCATGTGCTGCTGATGGCTGCCATGCTGGTGTTCTACGTGCTTTACACCCTGTGGTACGGCTTTGCCATCTTCGAACTGTTTGAAGGTATTGGCCTGGCCATGACCAAGTCCAAGGTTAAAAAAGAAGGCTAGATATAAGCCGGAGACGCACATGTCTTCCACGCCCGCGTCAGGCAATCCACATGGTGGATAGAAGATATGCCGGTTTGTTCTGGTTGGATCTTAAAAAGGGCCGCTTCACATGAAGCGGCCCTTTTTTCTGGCGCAAGTTGGGGCTTTACCCTGCCATACCGGGCAGGTATATATTGCCTTCAAGGTCTATAAAAAAAATTATTCATTCCAGCACTTTCCAAAATCCGATAATGATAATCTTACACTATCGATATTAATTACGTATCCTACTACAATATAAACATAAATTTTCCTCAAAAAATATGCTCCAATTATAGAAAATGCCAATAATTTTTTGACATAAAATAGCGACTTATATAATCTATATGTTCAATCTATCTGACAAGGCTAAGTATGTCTTCTGACGCTTCATTCTGCCTCTGGAATTCAAACTGCCACGAGTTGCTTCTAGGCGCTCAGGACAGTGGAGCCAACATACATCTGGAATGCTGCTTCGCTTTTAATGGCGAGCCTGCATGCATGAAACTGGAAGGCCTGTTGCGTGAAGTAAGCGGCAGGGAAGCCCAGTTCTTCGTGCGTGCAATGACACTCCACCCCCTCAACCCCAAGGCGGAGGTGGGCAACGGCACATTCTACTTCAGCATCAGACGCCAGATATCAGAAGACACCGCTGCGCGGGTTGGAGTACACGGCACCGCCAGCATACTTGAAACCGTAGTGGGGCCAGCCGGAGAGCTTGTGTACCTGGGCATGCGTTTTTCGCGCCATGTGACGGTACGGCAGTTGCGCAGCGGCAAAAGAATACCT
The window above is part of the Desulfovibrio sp. genome. Proteins encoded here:
- the hisG gene encoding ATP phosphoribosyltransferase; amino-acid sequence: MSADTMPIIKLGVPKGSLEDATINLFERAGWKIRKHTRNYFPDINDPQISASLCRVQEIGEYIEAGVLDVGITGLDWLTERNHEDKVVRISDLVYSKTSNRPCRWVLAVAGDSPYQTAADLAGKRIATELQGLTQRYFDKKGVNVDVFYSWGATEAKVVEGLADGIVEVTETGTTIRAHGLRIIDEVMISYPVLIANKKAWEDPAKRAKIEQLDLLLQGALKAENLVALKMNAPADNLPAILEMLPSLNSPTVSPLRDGRWLSVESVVQIDVVRDLIPRLREAGAEGIIEYALNKVI
- a CDS encoding sulfite exporter TauE/SafE family protein, whose translation is MSFGRQVYEFLLSSSQAYAKWDLEVSTSILKNRKKMLILLALALPILAGCLAEAYEYHEMLGGKTAYAPAFYTNTIFLASIAVGLAAGLITGCIGAGGGFIITPALMAAGVKGILAVGTDLFHIFAKAIMGTTVHKKLGNVSTKLAIAFLVGSGVGTVIGGAINKGLYNADPLLSELFISTIYAVLLGFLGFYALFDFLKSSRGGAAANQDAHGGSAGMTGVAMKLQALAVPPMISFDEDLVPGGRRISGWIVAAGGVIVGLLAAIMGVGGGFVTFPMFVYIFGVSSMTTVGTDILQIIFTAGFASIGQYAIYGYVFYTLAIGMLLGSLLGIQVGALTTKVVKGIHIRGFYAISIIAGFINRAATLPKKLVELEVLNWSPSVVGIIEDVGNVVFWVVVAFFGIWVFSKFFFNLGKLRGEA
- a CDS encoding bifunctional riboflavin kinase/FAD synthetase, which gives rise to MKIVHSVDALGTLAGAAVTIGNFDGVHLGHQALIHRTLEVAAQEGLTPVVMTFWPHPRQVLFPERGHMPLTTREDRFALLEALGVPFVLELPFSRELASLDAGTFVQDILAPMQLRRLVVGYDFTLGRNRGGQVSVLRELGALTGFTVEQLEPVLVSGTVVSSTSLRGLIGQGDVARAATLLGRFHGFTGEVVHGDGRGAGLGFPTANQRKPEVVLPVEGVYATRASLNGHKWPAVTCVGRKPTFGDNELGVETFLLEDGKNLYGQMMRLEFVARVRGEERFASVEALKERIAQDVKDTRSLLAQAAY
- a CDS encoding DEAD/DEAH box helicase gives rise to the protein MAEYDSSVNEHADAATDAVLQGIAVSEPEDSLPRVTLEELPQAVGEACRRAGWQSLMPVQSLALPYLLAGRDIMVQSRTGSGKTGCYLLPMLPHLSADLKAPQALVLAPTRELAVQVEREAAIIFADTGIRTVAVYGGVGYKKQMDALRDGAQVIVGTPGRVLDHLLRRTMDLRDLRVLVFDEADRMLSIGFYPDMKEIQRYLPQKRIHTCLFSATYPPHVLKLAREFMAEPAMLSLSQKEVHVAEVQHLFCEVKPMDKDRALVRLLETENPASAIIFCNTKSNVHYVTGVLQGFGYSADELSADLSQSRREAVLEKIRQGKLQYLVATDVAARGIDIPQLSHVFLYEPPEDHESYIHRAGRTGRAGAAGTVISLVDVMQRMELDRIAKHYKIGIMNMPLPSDEDVARVAGTRLTAILEGRFRNLTGLERMRVGRYAQLARDLATQSDEEDNVLLLAMLLDSCHQESLRETRFPDGQPRAASKMQGQGQQGQGRQGRSRSGRGKPSGGRGSDAAEGQPMVKEWASAQEGTASDAASGESRPARSGKRRRRSSRSRGAQGTEGAAGQSAEGQGQGSSHEGEN
- a CDS encoding YkgJ family cysteine cluster protein; protein product: MSSDASRELLESLPELQPGETFCFDCNPDVPCFNRCCAELTLPLTPYDVLRLRRNLGLGSEEFLATFTTLRSFPDTGFPLPMLRMLDGPDEPCPFVTPAGCSVYEDRPGACRYYPLGRGTKMAADGISERFFVVREPHCLGFEKGTVRTPRQWLENEELLPFNASNDRYMRLMAMVRATGKPLEPKLVTMLVLCLFQLDKFRELITNMRVFSHVNITEERKAAILEDSQKGDEAALDFGLDWMELVIFGQSEGLTKK
- a CDS encoding histidinol-phosphatase codes for the protein MICADVHNHTIASHGLATVSEMFAAARARNLAWYGFSEHSPLPPGYSCPLYKGDLAVTFPAYAAEVMALREQSASHAGNRPGWPRVLMGMELDWLPVNMPWMRDVISHYPFDYIIGGLHFVGDVPVGSPRCWGPEVERAERFARYDAYYEIMRGLAASGMVDVVAHPDFIKVCCYDDFQSWLALPGSTDRIAAVLEAMRATDTAMEVSSAGLRKPFQEPYPGPAIMRLAADLGLTISFGSDAHNTEDTGSHFGELAAYAASYGFTRSRICVGRERRVLDF
- a CDS encoding nitroreductase family protein, whose product is MIRNIRHSLSMLLSLAALALMPASPSLAQAAETPVRMELPTPSKSGGMPLMQALNERHSTKTKYSGAALAPQQLSDLLWATWGKNRVDGRRTAPTAMNKQDVRVYVALENGVWLYDADNTLIKVLDGDWRGEMGGGSLTLLYAIPQANEWGGAHVGSLYQNAGLYCASAGLGNFVHVSGMRTLDGKLALPEGWKIYIIQTVGLLK
- the hisI gene encoding phosphoribosyl-AMP cyclohydrolase, translating into MSSSHSGGEALEGNADFQPDFSKGLLPAIAQDCDSGEVLMLAYMNADAWRKTLETGEAHYWSRSRKELWHKGGTSGNVQKVRSARLDCDNDTILLLIEQIGGAACHTGRRSCFYRELKQGSVRECSPQVFDPKKVYGR